A stretch of Astyanax mexicanus isolate ESR-SI-001 chromosome 21, AstMex3_surface, whole genome shotgun sequence DNA encodes these proteins:
- the LOC125780421 gene encoding syncytin-A-like isoform X2, whose amino-acid sequence MLWLLMVVTLLPGSHQSLQDRVEQQCFGNKACMATVAAADEVSPNRECIVCHKLAVPWIPTPLNNVTAATLLKDPADCALDMQMAFMLNVSAHFAATKQSPPFNGNVTAMFQMMPQCNMTHPGPRYEPKFANMSFTTVPPLNASTCMCSSGIRGGPRLGYTDCKVNITFYDSIGFNCSISDGTHTVRPNYTECHIMSGARTSGPVSWVCGQTAYTNLPRKKSRNGTWVHSFPWNGCCAPAMVVPHMAVLPKNSLTRKRRALGSKYNGYVLADPWTTPGASVGWSLFLGGGTTATLNKINGLAWQMLVMANSSTEAFFLINAEMRAIRQAVLQNRMALDLLLAHEGGVCQVLNTSCCFSIPDYYENITDLVSHMKQAIHEPPPVNEPWLAWLESFLGPWGRWLLPMVLPIICLGLLILCIVPCVMNCISNMITRAFSHYQMFQMIPGYEDPVIGLSRMFTEESQYENASNV is encoded by the coding sequence ATGCTGTGGCTGTTAATGGTGGTGACCCTCCTACCTGGGTCCCATCAGTCCCTTCAGGACCGAGTGGAACAACAATGCTTTGGAAACAAAGCATGCATGGCCACAGTAGCAGCAGCTGACGAGGTGTCTCCCAACAGAGAATGTATTGTCTGCCACAAGCTTGCTGTCCCCTGGATACCGACTCCTTTAAACAATGTGACTGCTGCTACATTGCTGAAGGATCCAGCAGACTGCGCTCTAGACATGCAGATGGCATTTATGCTAAATGTATCAGCCCATTTCGCAGCCACGAAACAAAGCCCTCCATTTAATGGAAATGTGACTGCTATGTTTCAGATGATGCCCCAATGTAACATGACCCACCCCGGACCAAGATATGAGCCAAAATTTGCGAACATGTCCTTCACCACGGTGCCCCCTCTCAATGCATCCACATGCATGTGCTCATCTGGAATAAGAGGAGGGCCTCGTTTAGGGTACACTGACTGTAAGGTTAACATCACCTTCTATGATAGCATAGGCTTCAACTGTTCAATATCGGATGGCACTCACACCGTGAGACCCAACTACACAGAATGTCACATCATGTCAGGGGCCCGAACTTCGGGACCTGTGAGCTGGGTGTGTGGCCAAACTGCCTACACCAATCTACCACGAAAGAAGAGCCGGAACGGGACTTGGGTCCACTCATTCCCTTGGAATGGGTGTTGCGCTCCAGCTATGGTGGTCCCACACATGGCAGTTCTCCCTAAGAACTCTTTGACTAGGAAACGACGTGCCTTGGGTTCGAAATACAACGGGTATGTCCTGGCTGACCCTTGGACAACACCTGGAGCATCAGTTGGATGGTCCCTTTTCCTAGGAGGTGGAACAACTGCTACTTTGAACAAGATCAATGGACTTGCATGGCAAATGTTGGTTATGGCTAATAGTAGCACCGAAGctttttttctaataaatgcagAGATGAGGGCCATACGTCAGGCTGTACTTCAGAATAGAATGGCTCTTGATCTTTTGCTAGCCCATGAAGGGGGAGTGTGTCAGGTTTTAAACACCTCTTGTTGTTTTTCAATTCCAGATTATTATGAGAACATCACTGACCTTGTAAGTCACATGAAACAAGCAATCCATGAACCTCCACCTGTGAATGAGCCATGGCTAGCATGGCTGGAGTCTTTTTTAGGGCCATGGGGACGTTGGCTACTGCCTATGGTCCTCCCTATTATTTGTTTGGGACTCCTTATCCTATGTATCGTACCATGTGTTATGAATTGTATCTCAAATATGATTACTCGTGCATTCAGTCActaccagatgtttcagatgattccAGGTTACGAAGACCCTGTTATAGGGCTATCCCGAATGTTTACTGAGGAATCTCAGTATGAGAATGCGAGCAATGTGTAG
- the LOC125780421 gene encoding protein NYNRIN-like isoform X1: MPMLNVEVCGKTLKFMVDSGAGYSVIRAEDLKCETQPGKHTALIGAICQIPKPTTKKQLLSFLGMCSYCRTFISSYAEQEGPLRDIIPTKGVSTAKLQWTQEAEEAFIQLKVALQNMPALGIPDPTKPFVQMVDAKGIYMTSVLTQKHGDKLRPVAYFSCKLDSVAQGLPTCLRAVAAAEKALIASRDIVAYAPLTLKVPHAVHNILQDQRVAHLSAQRWLRYHTALLDMPNVTVQRCSTLNPASLLPTPEDGEPHDCQLLLQHACTPRIDLQEEPLHNAQMELFVDGSASRDKTGTNRVAYAVVSATEVLDTGVLPSSYSAQAAELVALTKACELAKGQSLNAYTDSRYAWGVANDFGFMWKQRNFLTSSGTKIKHHELINNLLSALLLPSQIAVIKCAAHTSTGDPVSRGNAFADSVAKHTAHNANITAAQISTPEQEKPSLIDIQSMATPLEKKLWAKTDCYKDNGIWRQKSTNRPLLPKQYAKVLIKIVHGRSHMAKGGIVEQISRYWYAPGLHTLAQNFCSSCLICAQHTHRHAAPLTQQPAGHPPATEPFQHWQIDFVELTPAEGKKFLLVCVCMFSKWIEAFPTGKQDGEAVAKAFLRELIPRFGLPKRVSSDNGTPFVHTGLKSLTKYLGIDMHKHCSYHPASAGAVERANGTIKNGLAKITQQTGLNWVKCLPLVLWQSRTRVQAKTGLSAFEIVFGRPPNVGVGPPPLEDQLLDHTLVEYCISLHDSLLSASRQVKAVLPQPADQPFHNHKPGDWVLIKDLRRRRWNQQRWTGPHLVLLTTHTALKIEGRGTWVHHTHCKKAPTKPEEEEALVDQ, translated from the exons ATGCCAATGTTAAATGTTGAAGTATGTGGAAAGACATTGAAATTTATGGTTGACAGCGGTGCTGGTTATTCTGTAATTAGGGCTGAGGATTTGAAATGTGAAACACAACCAGGAAAACATACAGCATTAATTGGG GCAATTTGCCAAATTCCTAAGCCCACAACAAAGAAGCAACTGCTTTCCTTTTTAGGAATGTGTTCATACTGCCGCACTTTCATTTCCTCCTATGCAGAGCAGGAGGGCCCTCTCAGAGATATTATTCCTACGAAAGGGGTTAGCACTGCAAAACTGCAGTGGACACAAGAGGCAGAAGAAGCATTTATACAGCTTAAGGTGGCTTTGCAAAATATGCCAGCATTGGGCATACCTGATCCAACTAAACCTTTTGTTCAGATGGTAGATGCAAAAGGCATCTATATGACTTCAGTGCTTActcaaaaacatggagataagcTTCGCCCTGTTGCATACTTCTCTTGTAAGCTGGACTCAGTGGCTCAGGGCCTGCCCACCTGCCTtagagcagtggcagcagcagaaaAGGCACTAATAGCTTCAAGAGACATAGTGGCTTATGCTCCACTTACATTAAAGGTACCACATGCAGTGCACAACATTCTCCAAGATCAGAGAGTTGCACATCTATCAGCCCAGAGATGGCTGCGATATCACACTGCTTTACTTGACATGCCTAATGTTACAGTACAACGTTGCAGCACGCTCAATCCTGCTTCCCTCCTCCCAACTCCAGAGGATGGGGAGCCACACGACTGTCAGCTGTTGCTGCAGCACGCGTGCACACCACGAATAGATTTGCAAGAAGAGCCATTGCACAATGCGCAAATGGAGCTCTTTGTTGATGGCTCAGCAAGCAGAGATAAGACAGGAACGAACAGAGTAGCATACGCTGTAGTGTCAGCCACAGAGGTCTTGGACACTGGCGTTTTGCCCAGCTCTTACTCAGCACAGGCAGCTGAGCTAGTAGCCCTTACAAAAGCATGTGAATTGGCAAAAGGTCAATCATTAAATGCGTACACTGACAGCAGGTACGCTTGGGGCGTGGCCAATGATTTTGGTTTCATGTGGAAGCAGCGTAATTTCCTGACAAGTTCAGGAACAAAGATCAAACACCATGAGCTGATTAACAACTTGCTTTCTGCTCTTTTGCTTCCCTCACAGATCGCAGTAATCAAGTGTGCCGCACACACATCCACAGGAGATCCAGTAAGCAGGGGAAATGCGTTTGCAGACAGCGTCGCTAAGCACACAGCTCATAATGCAAACATCACAGCTGCACAAATTTCTACACCAGAGCAGGAGAAACCTTCCTTAATTGACATTCAGTCAATGGCAACACCATTAGAAAAAAAATTGTGGGCTAAAACTGATTGTTACAAAGACAATGGCATTTGGAGACAGAAATCCACCAACAGGCCACTCCTGCCCAAACAATATGCTAAGGTTTTGATCAAAATTGTCCATGGAAGGAGTCACATGGCCAAGGGAGGGATAGTAGAGCAGATTTCCAGGTATTGGTATGCACCTGGACTCCATACACTTGCCCAAAATTTTTGTTCTTCATGTCTCATCtgtgctcaacacacacacagacatgctgcacCACTCACACAGCAGCCAGCAGGTCATCCACCTGCCACAGAACCATTTCAACACTGGCAGATAGACTTTGTAGAGCTAACTCCAGCTGAAGGAAAAAAGTTTCTCCTGGTCTGTGTTTGCATGTTCAGTAAATGGATTGAAGCTTTCCCAACAGGTAAACAGGATGGAGAAGCAGTGGCTAAAGCATTTCTCAGAGAACTGATCCCAAGATTTGGTCTGCCAAAAAGGGTTTCTAGCGACAATGGCACACCATTTGTACACACAGGGCTCAAAAGTTTGACCAAATATTTGGGTATTGACATGCACAAGCATTGTAGTTACCACCCCGCCTCAGCAGGGGCAGTAGAGAGAGCAAACGGCACCATCAAAAATGGATTGGCAAAAATTACACAGCAAACAGGTCTAAATTGGGTCAAATGTCTCCCTCTGGTCCTGTGGCAAAGCAGAACCAGGGTGCAAGCAAAAACAGGCCTAAGTGCATTTGAGATTGTTTTTGGCAGACCTCCCAATGTAGGAGTGGGGCCCCCCCCACTGGAGGATCAACTGTTAGACCACACACTTGTTGAATACTGTATCTCATTGCATGATTCTCTTTTGTCTGCATCTCGACAGGTAAAAGCTGTGCTACCTCAACCAGCTGACCAACCCTTCCATAACCACAAGCCAGGAGACTGGGTGCTGATCAAAGACCTGCGGAGACGAAGGTGGAACCAGCAAAGGTGGACTGGACCTCATCTTGTGCTCCTGACGACCCACACTGCGCTGAAGATTGAAGGACGTGGAACCTGggttcatcacacacactgcaaGAAGGCCCCCACCAAACCTGAAGAAGAGGAAGCTCTGGTTGATCAGTGA